The window CAGTTTTGATGTTAGCATCAGTAAGTtcacaaaaaattctttacatTATTTGAATTATAACAGTTCTATTTATTCCCCTCTACTAGTTCGAGAGAACATCCGATCATTTATTTGACGCGTCTTACTACGGCCAAGAAGATGAAATCACTGGCGTTAGCGAGTGTATCATCATGGGGATTCCAATGTCCATAGGGACGGGAGCTTTTAAATTGCTGCataaaacggggaaaaaagatCCACCAAGAACAAGGCAACTTATCTTTGATATGCCGGAGTACCATGTACCAATGGTGTAGCTCAGTACGCAAACGTGATCGATAGTCAAAACCCAACTGACTACAATTTAATCAAACTAAGTCGAAACATTTATTTTGTCATATTCTGAATGCTTAAGCAAATTGTGTAAATGTGTTTGACTAAGATAACTTTTTCTAAATGTTGAAAATACATTCAAAATTAGGGGACGCATTGTGCCACATCTATTCAAGGGATTTACAAATAACCTTTTTAGTTGTATGGCAAACAGTATTTACAAAATATCCAGAAAACCCATTTGCCTATTTGATCAGTTGGTTATAGCAAGCCAGTAACACAAAACATCAATACTATTACAACACACtactttgaaaaattgattGCAAATCTCATACTTATGCTCtgaaaagttgttttttgtatAAAGTTTAAACAGTActatgaaaataaacagtAGCTGTTATTCTTAAAACAAAGTATCTATATTCAAGGGAATAGTGTTGTGAAAATTACATTAACAcattggtttttctttaataagaAAGTTTAACAATGACATAAAGTTAAACTTGTTGgctaaagaaattgatttctagttttcaaaaaaaaatactgtaaCATGAATACCACATTTTCCCGAAATCTACAAAGAactttttgatgttttttctATACTATCTGATATCACGTTATACCTTAACAATTATGAAAAATGTTACCGTTCACCCATAGAAAATCTAACAACGTTCTAGGCAAAAGTATAGTACCTATCAATGGCGATTTCGTCCTGCATTACGTTCATCGAAGCACAATTTACACTGACATGAAGAGCTATTGACTTGTTTGCTTCGctgtttcaatttcaaatggcTTAGTTTAGTTGCCTTCAGACTTGTTGCTGTATAGCATACCAGTGTTGCCAATTCttaaaaaagagataaattttatgaaaaatttgCTTGGTGGATTGGCAATTTGGCATTtacaaaatggcaaacaataagtaataaatatccAATCGAAATATCGAAAACCCAAAGAATGGGGATAAGACAAAATAACTTATCTTTAAATGCCTACCTGAAGTAAAAGGCGGAGTTTCGAAGTGGTATAAAAAGGTAATGATATTCAGCTACGCAAAGAGATAAGTTACTATCATGGAtgtaaaatcaaattcaatgacacgtatttttttataaCCATTATGTAGACATTTGAAATAtctaaaagcaaataaaaattttcgatCCAGCATGTGTATTCCAACCAGCCAGTAATGGTGAAACCAGGCACTTTGCATGATtagttttcaaaatatctGATAACAGAACCAGCTGAACTCGCTCAAaacatgttttaaattttattgaaagcGGCGATATCGACAGACTGGACCAAATCTTCGAAGTTCTGAATTTCCTCAGTCAACCAATCAACTGAGACCTTGTCATCTTCAATGACACATCCAATTTGGAGTTTCTTGATACCATAGGCCAATGGTACAAGTTTTGCTGAGCAGACAATAAGATACATTAAGTACTAATACTGATACTGTCGGAAGAGAATGTTAACTTACATTGACCCCAAATAAGTCCCTCACATGTGATGGTTCTGACAGACTTTTCCAAATCTTCCatgtttgtttcatcatcCCAGGGTTTAACATCAAGGACAATGGAGGACTTAGCAACTAAGGCAGGTTTCTTGGATTTCTTGTCATTGTATGCCTTAAGTCTTTCTTGCTTGATTTTCTCTGCAGCTTCATCCttagcaacaaaaataaatataaagaaatagGAATATTCATAATCATTAAATAAGACTACCTCTTCATCATCAGAACCAAACAAGTCAatatcatcatcgtcatcagcTGGTGCTGGCTTGCTAGCTGCCGCTGGAGCAGCAGCTGAGGCACCTGGGAATTTGCTAGTTTCAGACCCAAATGACTTGATGTGATTATACCAACGAAGAGCATGAGCAAAGCTGCCGGCCGGAGCCTTGCCCAAAGCTTGGAAAGTGGTCACATCAGCTTGAGACGGTTCATATCTAAcaatatgaaataaaaaaataaaactatcgCAGTTGTATGAAAATACCATGCGTAATGACTAGAGAAAGAATGAAAGTACCCGGTAACGAAAATTTATCATGGCAAACAAAATACTTACCCTTCGATGTAACTTCTGTCGGCAAGATAATCATTTAATGCCTTTACGCCTTTCTCGGTTTTAAGATCGCCGAACGCCATAATTGATCAGGtctgaaaggaaaaaaccgACTGAAGTTAAAAGAGCGACACGAGACTCGGCAATGGCAGGCACCAAAGGGAACGTGTAACACGTTGCCAGATAACAGCTGAAATCGTGTCTCAAATCCACCCCGGCCCCGGGCAATAGAATGTAGAAATGGCATTGACATGGGCGATGGGATGGGGAGTTGCAGACTTGCTCACTTTCAGTTGCAGTACTTGCAGATTTATATTTaataaattcaataaaataaatagatgaATTGGCTAAAGAGCTACTGAACTTTAACAGCGATAAGAGGTCTATCGTATTTCTTAGCTTAACGATATTCTGAACGCATCCAATGCAGACGCAACCCTGGATTACAGCGTGACTATCATACCTCAGCTGCCggttaaaatattttcgttattttgattttaattttaaaaaaacacgttATGTGCTATAATGATCTGCTATTTCATGTGTCTAATGTGCATTTTATCTCCAAGGACAAGTGTGTTCTTTGTAACTTTAGTTTAGCAGTAATCAAACATGGTAGGTATTGAAACTTCTAATTTTCACTGTACTGAACAATTTGATTGAGTATCTCTTTTCTATTATGATATAAACATTAAACTTAACCATCGGATAACGTCGCCGCTTATTAATTATCGAGACGCCCTCACTGCCAATTATACCAATCCAAATTATACAAAActgttcatttatttttttttccttagaaAGTTAGGATTTTATAATGATTTACTACGAAAAAAACGATCATTTGTGTCTCCCATCACGAGCGCTTGTCGAATACTACGCTGTTTGCTGAAATTTTCCTTCCAGATCGAAGAATGACTCAAGATTGACGAGCAGTAACATGATTGCATAAACTGGGATGTCAAACAGGACGAGGAATGAAAGTATCCAACAATTACCGCTGTACAACTTGACAACACCACAACAATCGAGAAGGGGGAAGCAACATATGGGGCCGGAACCAAAACAACTGACTCGGATATGAAGGGACTTTACATCATTCCACCCATGCCTCCCATCCCACCCATTCCGCCCATGCCTCCCATACCACCCATACCAGCGTCAGCCTTCTCTTCTTTAGGGATTTCAACAACTACACATTCGGCTGTTGTGAGGAGGGACGCAACTCCAGCAGCATCAGTAAGGGATGTTCGGACAACTTTCGTCGGGTCAATAATACCGCGATCAATCATGTTGACGTATTCGTTTCGGAGCGCATCGTAACCAATCGAGGCTTCCGAATCCATAACCTTGGCGACAACGACTGAGGCATCAACCCCAGCATTCTTGGCAATGGTCATGCAAGGCATCCTCAATGCGCGGCGAATAATGTCAATGCCAACTTTTTGATCCTCATTTGCGAAGGGTAATTTATCCAACGCTGGAACACAGCGAAGGAGGGCAGTACCACCACCGGGAACGATACCTTCCTCTACGGCAGCTCGGGTGGCGCAAAGGGCATCATTGACGCGATCCTTCTTCTCGTTTACTTCTACTTCGCTTGAACCTCCAATCTAAAGAAAATTGATGTtaaagcaaaacatttttccgGATTGGCCCAACGTGGAAAGCATACCTTCAGAACAGCTACACCAGACGCGAGTTTAGCTAGACGTTCTtgcaatttttccttttcatattCAGAGGTGGTTTCAGCAATTTGATCCTTGATCATGGCAACCCGCTGAGCAATGTCTTCTTTACGACCTTTGCCTCTTAACAACAAAGTGTCATCTTTTGTAACAACGACTTCTCCAACCTGGCCAAAGTCATGCAACTGAATATCTTCGAGTTTAACGAGATTTGCCTCATCGCCGAAGACCAAGCCACCGGTAGCATTTGCCATGTCATGCAGGGTGTTTTTGCGGTTGTCCCCAAAGCCAGGGGCTTTAACTGCGACAACTTGGAGTCCGATTTTCAACCTACAAAGCAATCGAATTTATAAAATGTTCTCAATACAATTTCAAAAGCTAGAAAATTCACCTGTTGACAACAAGAGTACTAAGGGCTTCGCCATCAATATCTTCCGCAACAATGACTAGAGGTTTGCGGTGTTGATTAGCGAGCTCCAAAGCAGGGATA of the Daphnia carinata strain CSIRO-1 chromosome 10, CSIRO_AGI_Dcar_HiC_V3, whole genome shotgun sequence genome contains:
- the LOC130701252 gene encoding elongation factor 1-beta-like; this translates as MAFGDLKTEKGVKALNDYLADRSYIEGYEPSQADVTTFQALGKAPAGSFAHALRWYNHIKSFGSETSKFPGASAAAPAAASKPAPADDDDDIDLFGSDDEEDEAAEKIKQERLKAYNDKKSKKPALVAKSSIVLDVKPWDDETNMEDLEKSVRTITCEGLIWGQSKLVPLAYGIKKLQIGCVIEDDKVSVDWLTEEIQNFEDLVQSVDIAAFNKI
- the LOC130701247 gene encoding heat shock protein 60A-like, which encodes MYRLPSLLRTAALRQIAPQSYRAYAKDVRFGAEVRAAMLQGVDVLADAVAVTMGPKGRNVILESSWGSPKITKDGVTVAKGIELKDKFQNIGAKLVQDVANNTNESAGDGTTAATVLARSIAKEGFEKITKGANPVEVRRGVMLAVDSVIGNLRAMSKQVTTPEEIAQVATISANGDESVGKLISQAMNKVGREGVITVKDGKTLIDELEVIEGMKFDRGYISPYFINTAKGAKVEYQDALVLLSEKKISSIQSIIPALELANQHRKPLVIVAEDIDGEALSTLVVNRLKIGLQVVAVKAPGFGDNRKNTLHDMANATGGLVFGDEANLVKLEDIQLHDFGQVGEVVVTKDDTLLLRGKGRKEDIAQRVAMIKDQIAETTSEYEKEKLQERLAKLASGVAVLKIGGSSEVEVNEKKDRVNDALCATRAAVEEGIVPGGGTALLRCVPALDKLPFANEDQKVGIDIIRRALRMPCMTIAKNAGVDASVVVAKVMDSEASIGYDALRNEYVNMIDRGIIDPTKVVRTSLTDAAGVASLLTTAECVVVEIPKEEKADAGMGGMGGMGGMGGMGGMGGMM